In Gammaproteobacteria bacterium, one genomic interval encodes:
- a CDS encoding insulinase family protein encodes MKTLLLAALAGLLCIASATSSQQPGLKLNAHEYELDNGMKVLVKPDTRAPVAVVQVWYKVGSADEHTGITGVSHVLEHMMFKGTERHPAGEFSRIIAANGGEENAFTSRDYTAYYEMLERSRLPIALELEADRMRNLTMSKDAFLKEIEVVKEERRLRTDDSPPSLTYEQLNATAFNHGPYHHPIIGWMSDLEHLTIEDARRWYDSWYAPNNATLVVVGDVEPAAVRKLAERYFGDIPAKKLPDREPRPEAPQRGERRAVVKAPAELPYLMQAYKTPALLMSEHVWEPYALAVAAGVLDAGRSSRLSQRLVRGQQVAASAGASYDLYSRYDDLFLLDSTPASGRGMAEVEQALDREIDKLRTKLVTQAELDRVKAQVVASEVYAQDSIMTQATTLGALETIGVGWEAIEEYIEHIRAVTPEQVREVARKYLIEDKRTTAVLEPVAIQPAAKRAPAASEAAQ; translated from the coding sequence CCCGGCCTCAAGCTGAACGCGCATGAATACGAACTCGATAACGGCATGAAGGTGCTGGTGAAACCCGATACCCGCGCGCCGGTGGCGGTGGTACAAGTCTGGTACAAGGTCGGTTCGGCCGACGAGCACACCGGCATCACCGGCGTGTCACACGTACTGGAACACATGATGTTCAAAGGTACGGAGCGGCATCCGGCGGGCGAGTTCTCCCGCATCATCGCCGCCAACGGCGGCGAGGAAAACGCCTTCACCAGCCGCGATTACACCGCGTATTACGAGATGCTGGAGAGAAGCCGCCTGCCGATCGCGCTGGAGCTGGAAGCCGATCGTATGCGTAACCTTACGATGTCCAAAGACGCGTTTCTGAAAGAGATCGAGGTGGTGAAGGAGGAACGGCGCCTGCGCACCGACGACAGTCCGCCTTCGCTGACCTATGAGCAGCTCAACGCCACGGCCTTCAATCACGGCCCGTATCATCATCCCATCATCGGCTGGATGAGCGATCTGGAGCACCTGACCATCGAGGATGCGCGGCGCTGGTACGACAGCTGGTACGCACCGAACAACGCTACCCTGGTGGTGGTCGGCGACGTAGAGCCCGCAGCGGTGCGCAAGCTCGCCGAGCGCTATTTCGGCGACATCCCGGCGAAAAAATTGCCGGATCGCGAGCCACGGCCGGAAGCGCCGCAGCGCGGCGAGCGGCGCGCGGTGGTCAAGGCGCCCGCCGAGCTGCCGTATCTCATGCAGGCTTACAAAACGCCGGCATTGCTGATGAGCGAACACGTATGGGAGCCGTACGCGCTCGCCGTGGCAGCCGGTGTGCTGGACGCCGGTCGCAGTTCGCGGCTGAGCCAGCGTCTGGTGCGCGGGCAGCAGGTCGCGGCTTCCGCCGGCGCCAGTTACGATCTTTATTCGCGCTATGACGACCTCTTCCTGCTGGATTCCACCCCCGCCAGCGGGCGTGGCATGGCGGAAGTGGAGCAGGCGCTTGACCGTGAGATCGATAAATTGCGCACCAAGCTGGTCACACAGGCGGAACTTGATCGGGTCAAGGCGCAGGTGGTTGCCTCCGAGGTGTACGCGCAGGATTCGATCATGACGCAGGCCACCACCCTGGGTGCACTGGAGACCATTGGCGTCGGCTGGGAGGCGATCGAGGAATACATAGAGCATATCCGGGCAGTGACGCCGGAGCAGGTGCGCGAAGTCGCGCGCAAGTATCTCATCGAGGACAAGCGCACCACCGCGGTGCTGGAGCCGGTCGCCATACAGCCCGCCGCCAAGCGCGCGCCGGCGGCCAGTGAGGCCGCGCAATGA